In Daphnia magna isolate NIES linkage group LG5, ASM2063170v1.1, whole genome shotgun sequence, a single genomic region encodes these proteins:
- the LOC116923040 gene encoding cuticle protein 21 has translation MKCLMILAVLVAAVAAAPQFYPGYSSLGYSGLPYAAAPGFAYGYTSPVAYGAAAPVAYAAPAPVAYGAPAPVAYAAPAPVAYAAPAPVAYQTGAKVVAKYEPVEQHGYRIAY, from the exons ATGAAGTGCCTG atGATCTTGGCTGTTTTGGTTGCTGCCGTTGCTGCTGCACCCCAGTTCTATCCTGGCTACTCTTCCCTTGGCTACTCTGGTCTTCCCTACGCCGCTGCTCCTGGCTTTGCTTACGGTTACACATCTCCCGTTGCCTACGGTGCTGCTGCTCCCGTTGCCTACGCCGCTCCTGCTCCCGTTGCCTACGGTGCTCCTGCCCCCGTTGCCTACGCCGCTCCTGCTCCCGTTGCCTACGCCGCTCCTGCCCCCGTTGCCTACCAGACCGGTGCCAAAGTTGTGGCCAAGTACGAGCCCGTCGAGCAACACGGATACCGAATCGCTTATTAA
- the LOC116923052 gene encoding LOW QUALITY PROTEIN: uncharacterized protein LOC116923052 (The sequence of the model RefSeq protein was modified relative to this genomic sequence to represent the inferred CDS: substituted 2 bases at 2 genomic stop codons), with protein MEISRNCDMKPPAPMDDDDNQVLEPTHAENALSTHAEASKMLEAALQQMDGIIAGTQQELRKLSGSQDSHTAPKSIQEALDQLQDVVEMVGADKKQVYKWIMNAFGMLIDERKTXMLSKHXALLVVINHTISEVKSVKFRLLK; from the exons ATGGAAATTAGCAGAAATTGTGATATGAAACCACCAGCACCCatggatgatgatgataaCCAGGTGTTGGAACCCACACATGCTGAGAACGCCCTAAGCACGCATGCAGAGGCAAGCAAAATGCTGGAAGCTGCTCTACAACAAATGGATGGAATCATTGCAG GTACGCAACAAGAGCTGAGGAAGCTCTCCGGATCACAAGATTCACACACTGCCCCAAAATCAATCCAAGAAGCTCTGGATCAACTACAGGATGTTGTCGAGATGGTGGGCGCAGACAAGAAGCAAGTCTACAAGTGGATCATGAATGCTTTTGGAATG CTCATAGATGAAAGGAAAACATGAATGTTGTCGAAACATTAAGCTTTGTTAGTTGTCATCAACCACACTATCAGTGAAGTCAAGAGTGTCAAATTTAGACTGTTGAAATAA
- the LOC116923018 gene encoding alpha-crystallin A chain, whose amino-acid sequence MSSFIVRNALGRLPRANLKLNKPQARGVFGRGFGSFDPSFRSLMRDMERTFNSLYQDVGRTFNQSMLPRALPHASLADEKPMYRLNIDMPGFKPEDIKISLKDRMLNIHAKMERKSDDGSRFFQEVCREYLLPETLKVEELKSIFTDDGVLCIEAPQPEAEKPLEIPIDRCEVPKREQLK is encoded by the exons ATGTCTTCCTTTATTGTGCGTAACGCTTTGGGGAGATTGCCCCGCGCCAATCTCAAATTGAATAAGCCGCAG GCAAGAGGCGTGTTCGGCCGAGGATTCGGATCCTTTGATCCGTCTTTCCGATCACTCATGCGGGATATGGAGCGCACGTTCAACAGCCTGTATCAGGATGTCGGACGAACTTTCAATCAATCTATGCTTCCACGAGCCCTTCCGCATGCATCTCTCGCTGACGAAAAGCCCATGTATCGTCTCAACATTGACATGCCGGGATTCAAACCGGAAGATATCAAAa TTTCCCTAAAGGATCGGATGTTGAATATTCACGCGAAAATGGAACGTAAATCAGACGACGGTAGTCGGTTTTTCCAGGAAGTCTGTCGCGAGTATCTTTTACCTGAAACGTTGAAGGTGGAAGAGCTGAAATCGATCTTCACCGACGatggg gTATTATGCATTGAAGCACCCCAGCCAGAAGCTGAAAAACCGCTTGAAATACCAATCGATCGTTGTGAAGTTCCGAAAAGGGAACAGCTAAAATGA
- the LOC116922986 gene encoding receptor-transporting protein 4 has protein sequence MSIPDYSSVCSDSEHEHSSDSGYSMESLQISNEPLFTQFINVGVILPLINVEALPVHLVTHEYLTNYVQGDTIQHTPIPSNRRLIKWSLPPPSVALVPLPGWEPMPYGLESFWQSAFRWFFQPFLASHGHLWTLEPTELPPLSIEWPWHSVTYFAKVRFQCQCKRGWTSMKGRVVFWFRVRRQGEHIVSEALFKLFGQQCSFCSNTDSINEFEFLTPLWYPEEIENAISFLASQVIVSYYGGADLPKLSPSDRFFRNSKTPSFIPHDSTRCQACRYGYCTTTKCFA, from the exons ATGTCGATCCCCGATTATTCAAGCGTCTGCTCAG ACTCCGAACATGAACATTCTTCGGACAGTGGCTATTCGATGGAGTCTTTGCAAATTTCAAACGAGCCACTGTTTACCCAGTTTATCAATGTCGGTGTCATTCTTCCGTTGATCAACGTGGAGGCTCTTCCAGTTCACCTCGTAACACATGAATATCTGACAAATTACGTCCAGGGTGACACTATCCAGCACACTCCAATCCCATCTAACCGTCGCCTTATCAAATGGTCACTGCCTCCTCCATCTGTTGCGCTTGTGCCTCTTCCTGGATGGGAACCAATGCCCTA TGGATTGGAAAGCTTCTGGCAGAGCGCCTTTCGCTGGTTCTTTCAACCTTTCTTGGCATCCCATGGACATCTCTGGACACTGGAGCCCACAGAACTTCCTCCGCTGTCTATCGAATGGCCCTGGCATTCTGTAACTTACTTCGCTAAAGTTCGCTTCCAGTGTCAG TGCAAACGTGGTTGGACGTCAATGAAGGGACGAGTCGTTTTTTGGTTCCGCGTTCGACGGCAAGGTGAACACATCGTGTCCGAAGCTTTGTTCAAGTTGTTCGGCCAACAGTGTAGTTTCTGCTCCAACACTGATTCAATCAATGAG TTTGAATTCCTGACACCACTTTGGTATCCAGAGGAAATTGAGAACGCCATTAGTTTTCTCGCTAGCCAAGTGATCGTGTCATACTACGGCGGAGCAGATTTACCGAAACTCTCGCCAAGCGACCGCTTTTTCCGCAATTCCAAAACTCCCTCGTTTATTCCTCACGATTCGACTCGCTGCCAAGCTTGCCGCTATGGATATTGTACAACGACTAAATGTTTTGCTTGA